Proteins from one Terriglobia bacterium genomic window:
- the yihA gene encoding ribosome biogenesis GTP-binding protein YihA/YsxC, producing MKPVIAKFLTSAADPKFFPAEGPPEFAFLGRSNVGKSSLINSLLGQKMAHVSSTPGRTRTINFFGLYARANQPHPESLLVDLPGYGYAKISKEISAEWPRFIEPYLQEREALALSIVLIDSNIPAQPPDRQLIDFLRNAGRDFLVVATKADKLSRNKLRNALAALARDHGIDTLLPYSSKTDDGRAELWREIRSRIDQTAGH from the coding sequence ATGAAGCCTGTCATCGCCAAATTTCTTACCTCCGCCGCGGACCCCAAATTCTTTCCCGCTGAAGGTCCGCCGGAGTTCGCTTTCCTTGGCCGGTCCAACGTCGGCAAATCCAGCCTGATTAACTCCTTGCTGGGACAGAAAATGGCGCATGTCAGCTCCACACCAGGCCGCACTCGCACCATCAACTTCTTCGGCCTTTATGCCAGGGCCAACCAGCCGCATCCGGAGAGCCTGCTGGTTGATCTGCCCGGCTATGGCTATGCCAAGATCTCAAAAGAAATCTCTGCTGAGTGGCCCAGGTTCATTGAGCCGTATCTACAAGAGCGTGAGGCGCTGGCGCTCTCTATCGTGTTGATTGACTCCAATATTCCCGCCCAGCCACCAGATCGACAGTTGATTGATTTCCTGCGCAACGCGGGGCGCGATTTTCTGGTCGTCGCCACCAAGGCGGACAAGCTTTCCCGCAACAAGCTCCGCAATGCGCTAGCAGCGCTGGCGCGCGATCACGGCATTGACACTTTGCTTCCCTATTCTTCCAAAACCGACGATGGCCGCGCGGAGCTGTGGCGCGAAATCAGGTCGCGCATCGACCAGACGGCAGGCCACTGA
- a CDS encoding long-chain fatty acid--CoA ligase — protein sequence MMDYPLTLTALLERAGRYAANVEIVSRLPNRSMHRTTWGQLHKRSLRLAECLQSLGLKKGERVATLMWNHYAHLESYFGIPAAGGVLHPLNLRLHPDEIAWIANHAQDRFLIVDDVLLPVLEKFVAKVKFERIFVVRHPGEAIQHGYIDYEDWLKRATGNFTPPPISENDGASMCYTSGTTGNPKGVLYSHRSQVLHSMSQAMADSCAFSQHDTVLLASPMFHANGWGFSYTAAMVGAKYVLPGPHVDAESLLELIEREGVTMTCAVPTVWLGVLQTLEKRKNWKPAREVRILCGGTAPPESLIRNLDLYGFHIIHSWGMTETSPQATASRLPPAALQLPQDQQYAMRSKQGWPLPFVDVRIRNERGDAPCDGQTMGELEVRGPWVAGSYYNAPETRDRWTADGWFRTGDVATMDPDGCIRLVDRSKDLVKSGGEWISSVDLENTLMSHPAVREAGVVAVQHPKWQERPLAVVALKDGMQVSADELRTFLSSKFAKWQMPDDFVFVHDLPHTSTGKLLKTALRKQYAEWKWRE from the coding sequence ATGATGGATTACCCGCTCACGCTCACGGCATTGCTGGAGCGCGCAGGCCGGTACGCGGCAAACGTAGAAATAGTTTCACGGCTGCCGAATCGCTCCATGCATCGCACCACCTGGGGACAGTTGCACAAACGCTCATTGCGGTTGGCCGAATGCCTGCAATCGCTGGGCTTGAAGAAAGGCGAACGCGTGGCCACGCTCATGTGGAACCACTACGCGCACCTTGAGAGCTACTTTGGCATTCCCGCCGCGGGAGGCGTGCTGCATCCGCTGAACCTGCGGCTGCACCCCGACGAAATTGCCTGGATCGCCAACCACGCGCAGGACCGTTTCCTGATCGTGGACGATGTGTTGCTGCCGGTGCTGGAAAAGTTTGTGGCCAAGGTAAAGTTTGAGCGCATATTTGTAGTGCGGCATCCGGGTGAGGCCATTCAGCACGGTTACATCGATTATGAAGACTGGCTGAAGCGTGCCACCGGCAACTTTACGCCTCCGCCGATCAGCGAAAATGACGGCGCCAGCATGTGCTATACCTCGGGGACCACGGGGAATCCCAAGGGCGTGCTGTACTCGCACCGCTCACAGGTGTTGCACAGCATGTCACAAGCCATGGCGGATTCGTGCGCGTTCTCGCAGCATGACACCGTGCTGCTGGCCTCTCCCATGTTCCACGCCAATGGCTGGGGATTTTCTTACACCGCGGCAATGGTCGGCGCAAAGTATGTACTGCCGGGTCCGCACGTTGATGCCGAGAGCCTGCTGGAGTTGATTGAGCGTGAAGGCGTGACGATGACCTGCGCTGTCCCGACGGTTTGGCTTGGCGTGTTACAGACGCTGGAAAAGCGCAAGAATTGGAAGCCCGCGCGCGAGGTCCGTATTCTGTGCGGAGGCACCGCGCCGCCGGAGAGCCTGATTCGCAACCTTGATCTTTACGGCTTCCACATCATTCATTCCTGGGGCATGACGGAAACTTCTCCACAGGCCACGGCGTCGCGCCTGCCACCGGCGGCGCTGCAACTGCCGCAAGACCAGCAGTACGCCATGCGATCCAAACAGGGATGGCCGCTGCCATTTGTCGACGTTCGCATTCGCAACGAACGAGGTGACGCGCCCTGCGACGGCCAGACCATGGGCGAACTGGAAGTCCGCGGGCCGTGGGTTGCCGGCAGCTATTACAACGCGCCGGAAACGCGCGACCGCTGGACCGCCGACGGCTGGTTTCGCACCGGCGACGTTGCGACCATGGACCCCGACGGCTGCATTAGGTTGGTGGACCGCAGCAAAGACCTCGTCAAATCTGGCGGCGAGTGGATCAGCTCCGTCGATCTGGAAAATACTCTAATGAGCCATCCGGCGGTGCGCGAGGCCGGCGTGGTTGCGGTGCAGCATCCTAAATGGCAGGAGCGTCCGCTGGCGGTAGTGGCGCTGAAAGATGGCATGCAGGTGTCGGCGGACGAGCTGCGAACATTCTTGAGCTCGAAGTTTGCCAAATGGCAGATGCCGGATGATTTTGTTTTCGTCCATGATCTGCCGCATACGTCGACGGGAAAGTTGTTGAAGACGGCGCTAAGAAAACAATATGCCGAATGGAAGTGGCGAGAATAG
- a CDS encoding RluA family pseudouridine synthase produces the protein MLYEDDAVIVLNKPAGLLAVPIKGSDVPSALSLLIAELKPRRQRALIVHRIDRFASGILLFAKTDHDRDTLIRQFLAHTPVRKYLAVVRGRLKEESGTLVHYFRREDMYQQLRTARDPEAARAELRYTVERAFADATLLRVELVTGLQNQIRAQFSAVGHPLIGDRKYHRKEAEEPLIDRVALHAAYLEFVHPRTGDTITIECAPPQDFQQLVRQLERTGHQRR, from the coding sequence GTGCTCTATGAAGACGATGCTGTGATCGTGCTGAACAAACCAGCCGGGCTGCTGGCTGTGCCAATCAAAGGATCCGATGTTCCGTCGGCCTTGTCTCTGCTGATCGCCGAACTTAAGCCACGAAGACAACGCGCCCTGATCGTGCATCGCATTGATCGCTTTGCTTCCGGCATTCTGTTGTTCGCCAAGACTGACCATGATCGCGACACGCTGATCCGCCAGTTTCTGGCGCATACTCCGGTAAGAAAATATCTGGCGGTGGTGCGCGGCAGGCTCAAGGAAGAATCAGGCACGCTGGTGCATTATTTCCGGCGAGAAGACATGTATCAGCAGTTGCGGACGGCCCGTGATCCTGAAGCTGCGCGCGCCGAACTGCGTTATACCGTGGAGCGTGCTTTTGCCGACGCGACGCTTCTCCGCGTGGAACTGGTGACAGGTTTGCAGAATCAGATTCGCGCGCAGTTTTCCGCCGTGGGTCATCCGCTGATCGGCGATAGGAAATATCACCGCAAGGAAGCCGAAGAGCCATTGATTGATCGAGTCGCGCTGCATGCCGCGTACCTTGAGTTTGTTCATCCGCGCACGGGCGACACAATCACCATTGAATGCGCGCCACCGCAGGATTTTCAGCAGCTAGTGCGGCAACTGGAGCGAACTGGACATCAGCGGCGTTGA
- a CDS encoding RNA-binding S4 domain-containing protein, which translates to MPSVRIDKWLWAARFFKTRGLAARACELGRIQSNGQPAKPAREVRVGDKLKITNDGGDFHVDVLLLSEVRGPASVAQTLYRETEESKEARLKAAAERKAAMQFEPMPTGRPSKRDRRKIIQFRGRG; encoded by the coding sequence ATGCCTTCCGTACGAATCGACAAATGGCTTTGGGCCGCCCGATTTTTCAAGACTCGCGGTCTGGCGGCGCGTGCCTGTGAGCTGGGCAGGATTCAGTCCAATGGACAGCCCGCGAAACCCGCGCGCGAGGTCCGTGTGGGCGACAAGCTGAAGATCACCAACGATGGCGGCGACTTTCATGTAGACGTGCTGCTGCTCAGCGAGGTACGTGGGCCTGCCTCGGTGGCGCAGACGCTCTATCGCGAAACGGAAGAAAGCAAGGAAGCGCGCCTGAAGGCCGCAGCCGAGCGCAAAGCGGCCATGCAGTTTGAACCCATGCCAACCGGACGACCGTCGAAGCGCGACCGCCGCAAGATCATCCAGTTCCGCGGTAGAGGTTGA
- a CDS encoding SBBP repeat-containing protein, with the protein MPRTRAFILLLFSVFFINYAESQLSREPLQQDPSQARTAAAHLYKSVPISFEANQGQADHEVRYLSRGAGYSLFLSPGRAELAVRESATVQPQKQQAMLVQPHGGPIAVRHITIQLLGANPNAVITGLDELPGKSNYLIGNDPEKWRTGIAHFARVTYRQLYPGVDMVYYGHGGELESDFIVAAGADPKKIRLAIQNAAQTQVDWRGNLVLGAGQNIEVRLRKPVAYQTTGGTRREIPVRYRLVGKGKVTLVVGAYDRNLPLVIDPVLSYSTYLGGSNLDNGTAIAVDSSGSAYVTGGTPFGAFPSTPGAFQVTGAGFDVFITKFDPTGTILVYSTFLGGSLDETAFGIAVDASGNAYVTGQTTSTDFPLKNPVQATCGCGLNTITGERRTEAFISKINSTGSALIYSTYLGGSGNDAAGANALDSAGNAYVAGATTSPDFNTINPLQVSLVGTVNAFVTKINAAGSAFTYSTYLGGSGFDFANGIAVDSSGNAYVAGVTNSLNFPTTTGALQTTFGGVGKGNAGDGFLAKIDAAGSSLAYSTYLGGSDDDSVNAVTVDASGNAYVTGATSSANFVTTTGAFQTTLAPGTCTGFDPGGNAFQFSCPDAFVVKLNAAGSAPIYATLLGGTTEDSGNGIALDSSGNVFVAGFARSADFPLLFPIQAGPGLNALGSAQHAFVSELNAAGSALFYSTYLGGQGAETAVGIALDSAGNAYVAGVTNSPNFPAVHAFQPVPQGSNDAFVAKIDGATAGPALQFKPLTLTFAAQLLGTTSPSQNIILSNPGNGAMSIAGISITGPFTQTNDCGATIAPAGSCTIQASYVPAATGDQAGFVNVSDSAAGSPHSVFLSGTLLFPGGELSLGGVNFPEEPIGVTSAAIPLILTSSGNAPLHISNITTPPGFAQSNDCGSTLAPGAFCTINVTSTPLATGSFFGNLAVNDDAPSSPQTAILTGFGVVTILGISPSALNFGTQLIGNSTVQDVTLSNAGGTSFNISNIAINGVEFTQTNTCPAVLGPSASCIVHVTFSPAGFIGPGATLNITDTAGGSPHSIALKGIGSTFLLHLAAGAPNSITVNAGQTATFNLLVDSSNQRDILSFTCTATIPQGGCGVSPPQTNLPSAGPVPITVTVNSAARATAVSIPQNRISLPPQVLAITLLMWCVGLILLQLAKWGRLQPAWRGRAWAFTVLPVLILFASCGGGGSANVTQPPPLAGTPAGSYTVTVIGNASSNNPAQTVQLFVRIN; encoded by the coding sequence ATGCCCAGAACGCGTGCGTTCATACTCCTCTTATTCAGCGTCTTTTTCATCAATTATGCGGAATCACAGTTATCACGTGAGCCGCTGCAACAGGATCCCAGCCAGGCTCGTACTGCCGCGGCGCATCTTTATAAATCGGTCCCGATCAGCTTTGAAGCCAATCAAGGCCAAGCCGATCACGAAGTACGGTATCTGTCGCGCGGCGCAGGATATAGTCTCTTCCTCAGCCCCGGCCGGGCTGAATTGGCGGTACGGGAGTCCGCGACCGTCCAGCCACAAAAACAGCAAGCCATGTTGGTCCAGCCACATGGCGGCCCAATAGCGGTTCGCCACATTACTATCCAGCTATTGGGCGCGAACCCCAATGCCGTAATCACCGGCTTGGATGAATTGCCGGGAAAAAGTAACTACCTGATTGGCAATGATCCCGAGAAGTGGCGCACAGGCATCGCCCATTTTGCGCGTGTCACCTACCGCCAGCTTTACCCCGGTGTTGACATGGTTTATTACGGCCATGGCGGCGAACTTGAAAGTGACTTTATCGTAGCGGCGGGAGCCGATCCGAAGAAAATCCGACTGGCCATCCAGAACGCCGCGCAAACACAGGTGGACTGGCGTGGCAATCTGGTGCTTGGCGCCGGGCAGAATATTGAAGTCCGGTTACGCAAGCCCGTGGCGTATCAGACCACCGGCGGGACAAGGCGTGAGATTCCAGTTCGTTACCGCCTTGTCGGCAAGGGAAAAGTCACTCTTGTAGTCGGCGCTTACGATCGGAATCTGCCTCTCGTAATCGATCCCGTGCTCAGTTACTCCACATATTTAGGCGGATCAAATCTGGATAATGGGACCGCCATCGCCGTTGACAGCTCCGGCTCCGCTTACGTAACGGGCGGAACTCCCTTTGGAGCGTTTCCCTCTACCCCGGGTGCATTTCAGGTTACAGGAGCCGGATTTGACGTTTTCATCACCAAGTTCGATCCGACGGGTACCATCCTGGTGTACAGCACTTTTCTGGGCGGCAGCCTTGATGAAACCGCTTTTGGTATTGCCGTAGATGCATCCGGCAATGCCTATGTAACCGGGCAGACCACTTCCACTGATTTCCCCCTGAAGAACCCGGTGCAGGCGACCTGCGGTTGCGGTCTGAACACAATCACAGGCGAACGGCGTACAGAGGCGTTTATCTCAAAAATTAACTCCACGGGATCAGCTCTCATCTATTCCACCTACCTGGGCGGCAGCGGCAATGACGCTGCCGGAGCAAATGCTCTGGACTCGGCCGGCAATGCCTATGTCGCTGGCGCTACCACTTCGCCTGACTTCAACACAATCAACCCCCTTCAAGTCAGTCTTGTTGGCACCGTCAATGCTTTTGTCACCAAGATCAACGCTGCCGGTTCGGCCTTTACTTACTCTACGTACCTCGGAGGAAGCGGGTTTGACTTCGCAAATGGGATCGCCGTGGATTCGTCTGGCAACGCCTACGTCGCGGGCGTCACCAACTCACTCAATTTCCCCACTACAACTGGCGCACTGCAAACCACGTTCGGTGGAGTGGGTAAGGGCAACGCGGGCGACGGCTTCCTCGCTAAGATCGATGCCGCGGGCAGCTCGCTCGCGTACTCAACCTACCTTGGCGGCAGCGATGATGACAGCGTCAATGCGGTGACCGTGGATGCCTCAGGCAACGCGTACGTAACCGGCGCCACCAGTTCGGCCAACTTTGTTACTACGACGGGAGCGTTTCAAACCACACTTGCTCCAGGCACATGTACCGGATTCGACCCGGGCGGCAATGCCTTCCAGTTCTCCTGTCCTGATGCTTTCGTAGTGAAGTTAAATGCCGCCGGTTCAGCCCCGATTTATGCAACGCTTCTCGGTGGGACCACAGAGGACTCTGGCAATGGAATTGCACTTGATTCATCGGGCAACGTGTTTGTTGCAGGCTTTGCCCGCTCAGCGGACTTCCCGCTCCTCTTCCCCATCCAGGCCGGCCCTGGTTTGAACGCTCTTGGCTCTGCACAGCACGCTTTTGTCTCTGAGTTGAATGCCGCAGGCTCAGCCTTGTTTTATTCCACCTACCTGGGAGGACAAGGTGCGGAAACCGCGGTCGGCATCGCGCTTGATTCCGCTGGTAACGCGTACGTGGCGGGTGTAACCAACTCGCCGAATTTTCCGGCCGTGCACGCCTTCCAGCCGGTACCGCAGGGCTCGAATGACGCATTTGTGGCCAAGATTGACGGGGCCACGGCTGGTCCCGCCCTGCAGTTCAAGCCGCTTACGTTGACTTTTGCCGCTCAGCTTCTGGGCACCACCAGCCCATCGCAAAACATAATTCTCAGCAATCCCGGCAACGGCGCGATGAGCATCGCAGGCATTTCAATAACCGGCCCCTTCACGCAGACAAATGACTGCGGCGCCACGATTGCACCCGCAGGCAGTTGCACGATCCAGGCAAGCTATGTGCCGGCGGCAACGGGCGACCAAGCCGGATTCGTGAACGTTTCCGATAGCGCAGCCGGAAGCCCACACAGTGTGTTTCTCAGTGGGACGCTCCTGTTTCCGGGCGGAGAACTTTCTTTGGGGGGAGTGAACTTCCCCGAAGAGCCAATCGGGGTTACCAGTGCTGCGATTCCTCTGATCTTGACAAGCAGCGGCAACGCGCCGCTGCATATCAGCAACATCACCACTCCACCAGGCTTCGCCCAATCGAATGATTGCGGGTCTACGCTTGCGCCGGGCGCGTTTTGCACCATCAACGTAACTTCCACTCCCCTCGCAACCGGCAGTTTTTTCGGCAACCTTGCGGTTAATGATGATGCTCCCAGCAGCCCCCAAACCGCGATTCTAACCGGCTTCGGGGTAGTGACGATCCTGGGAATCTCTCCCTCGGCCCTCAACTTTGGAACACAGCTCATCGGCAACTCGACCGTACAGGACGTTACACTGTCCAACGCCGGCGGTACGAGTTTTAACATCAGCAATATCGCCATCAATGGCGTGGAATTTACGCAGACCAACACATGTCCGGCGGTTCTCGGCCCCAGCGCGAGTTGCATCGTTCATGTGACTTTCTCTCCTGCCGGCTTCATCGGTCCCGGCGCGACGCTCAACATCACCGACACGGCCGGCGGCAGCCCGCATTCCATCGCGCTAAAAGGTATAGGCTCCACATTCCTGCTGCATTTGGCTGCGGGTGCGCCCAACTCCATTACAGTCAACGCCGGACAGACCGCCACCTTCAACCTGTTGGTGGATTCTTCCAACCAGCGCGATATTCTTAGCTTCACTTGTACGGCCACCATCCCTCAAGGCGGGTGTGGAGTGAGTCCGCCGCAGACCAATTTGCCTTCGGCTGGTCCTGTGCCGATTACTGTCACCGTGAACAGCGCCGCACGCGCCACTGCGGTCTCGATACCCCAAAACAGAATCAGCCTGCCTCCGCAGGTGCTGGCGATCACCCTACTAATGTGGTGTGTCGGCTTGATTCTTCTGCAGCTTGCAAAATGGGGCCGATTGCAGCCTGCATGGCGCGGACGGGCTTGGGCGTTTACCGTGCTTCCGGTGCTGATTCTGTTTGCTAGTTGTGGCGGTGGGGGCTCGGCAAATGTCACGCAGCCTCCTCCCCTGGCAGGCACACCCGCTGGATCTTACACTGTGACCGTTATAGGAAATGCATCTTCCAACAATCCAGCGCAAACAGTGCAGCTTTTCGTAAGAATCAATTGA
- a CDS encoding ABC transporter permease, whose translation MTNIAQDIRFALRSLRKSPAFAVIAVLTLALGIGANTAIFTVVNAVFFHPLPVKDPARLMEIFTLDQRKIFGANNNNTLPISFPNGQDIQRRAQSFSGVTVYQSFATPVSITVNGVPNQYFAQLSSGNYFDVLGVHAQLGRTFRPEEDRTDGAGPVVVLSHGFWERTFGANPAVIGQSVLLNGQGFTIVGVTPKGFQGTAVIGGPDMFVPMSMHDQILTGFLKQLFNERRFLGFSAVGRLKDGSRPEQAKAELQAIAADLETAFPLANKGRTFTLQPLLESSINPNQRAQFQRAGVMLMAVVGIVLMIACFNIANLLLARAAGRKREMSIRVAIGASRSRVITQLLTEAMVLAIAGGALGLGLALAGRDMMWRFRPPQLPADGMDLSLDWHVLAFTFAVAIGTGLIFGLAPALQSSRPNLVSELKERAGGDLRKGSRFNVRDVLISLQVAVCLIALVGAGLFLISLRNAHDMDPGFDTHNLGMLSFDVGALNYEPARAKEFARRALEAAQSTPGVKAAALSNTVPLFNGGFGRTLFREGEDSTNGQSGHVAQVSVGSPEYLQTMGIPMVRGQGFDGSVREDTPRATIINETAAKQIWPNEDPIGKRFKFFRDTDYTKVIGIVRDSTYNNLGEQPRPYMYVALVQNPSAALTVFFRTEGDPRTVLNTLRSRIQEMDRNLPITNVWPIGEVISQSLWASSFGASLLTVFAMIAMALCAVGIYGVVGYSVGQRIREFGIRLALGAQPRDVLMMVLKQSAVMMGAGLMAGLVAAFLLARLIATFLYGVNTNSPLAFLAMALVLAVVGVLASYIPARRAAKVDPMVALHYE comes from the coding sequence ATGACCAACATTGCCCAGGACATACGTTTTGCGCTGCGCAGCCTGCGCAAGTCGCCCGCATTTGCCGTGATTGCCGTGCTTACGCTGGCACTGGGCATTGGCGCGAACACGGCGATCTTTACCGTGGTGAACGCGGTGTTCTTTCATCCGCTGCCGGTGAAAGATCCAGCGCGGCTGATGGAGATCTTTACGCTTGACCAGCGCAAAATTTTTGGTGCGAACAACAATAATACCTTGCCCATATCCTTTCCCAATGGGCAGGACATTCAGCGGCGGGCACAATCTTTTTCCGGCGTGACGGTCTATCAGTCATTTGCCACGCCGGTGAGCATCACGGTGAACGGCGTGCCGAACCAGTATTTTGCGCAGCTTTCATCGGGGAACTACTTTGATGTGCTGGGCGTGCATGCGCAACTGGGACGCACGTTTCGTCCTGAAGAAGACCGCACAGATGGAGCAGGGCCGGTGGTGGTGTTGAGCCATGGTTTCTGGGAGCGGACTTTTGGGGCGAATCCGGCGGTGATCGGTCAGAGCGTGCTGCTAAATGGCCAGGGATTCACGATTGTGGGAGTCACGCCAAAAGGTTTTCAGGGCACGGCGGTGATTGGTGGTCCGGACATGTTCGTTCCCATGTCAATGCATGACCAGATTCTTACCGGCTTTCTTAAGCAGCTTTTCAATGAGAGGCGCTTCCTGGGATTCAGCGCCGTGGGCAGGCTGAAAGATGGCTCGCGTCCGGAGCAAGCCAAGGCGGAGTTGCAGGCGATTGCCGCTGACCTGGAAACGGCTTTTCCGTTGGCCAATAAAGGCCGCACTTTTACGCTGCAGCCGCTGCTGGAGTCGAGCATCAATCCCAACCAGCGGGCACAGTTCCAGCGTGCCGGCGTGATGTTGATGGCGGTGGTCGGCATTGTGCTGATGATTGCGTGTTTCAACATTGCCAACCTGCTGCTGGCGCGGGCGGCGGGCAGAAAGCGTGAGATGTCTATCCGCGTGGCCATTGGCGCATCACGCAGCCGTGTGATTACACAGTTGCTGACTGAAGCCATGGTGCTGGCGATTGCAGGCGGCGCTCTGGGACTTGGGCTGGCACTGGCGGGACGCGACATGATGTGGCGCTTCCGTCCGCCACAGCTTCCGGCGGATGGCATGGATCTTTCGCTCGACTGGCACGTGCTGGCGTTTACTTTCGCGGTGGCGATTGGCACGGGCCTGATCTTTGGACTTGCGCCGGCGCTGCAATCGTCGCGGCCGAACCTGGTTTCAGAGTTAAAGGAGCGTGCCGGTGGCGATCTGCGCAAGGGATCGCGGTTCAACGTCCGCGACGTTCTTATTTCGCTGCAAGTGGCGGTTTGCCTGATTGCGCTGGTAGGCGCTGGACTTTTTCTGATCAGCCTGCGCAACGCGCATGATATGGATCCGGGCTTTGATACGCACAACCTGGGAATGTTGTCGTTTGATGTGGGCGCGCTGAATTATGAGCCGGCGCGCGCTAAAGAGTTTGCGCGTCGAGCGCTGGAAGCAGCCCAGTCCACGCCCGGAGTAAAGGCGGCTGCGCTCTCCAACACCGTTCCGCTGTTCAATGGCGGCTTTGGCAGAACGCTGTTTCGTGAAGGAGAGGATTCCACCAACGGGCAGAGCGGCCATGTAGCGCAGGTTTCTGTTGGGTCGCCGGAATACCTCCAGACCATGGGCATTCCCATGGTCCGCGGGCAGGGCTTTGACGGCAGTGTGCGTGAGGATACGCCACGCGCCACCATTATCAATGAGACGGCGGCCAAGCAGATCTGGCCGAATGAAGATCCCATTGGCAAGCGCTTTAAGTTTTTCCGCGATACCGACTACACAAAGGTGATCGGCATTGTGCGCGATTCCACCTATAACAACCTGGGTGAACAGCCGCGACCTTATATGTATGTGGCGCTGGTGCAGAATCCGAGCGCGGCGTTGACGGTGTTCTTCCGCACGGAGGGCGATCCACGGACGGTGCTGAACACGCTGCGCTCTCGGATACAGGAAATGGACCGCAACCTGCCGATCACAAACGTCTGGCCGATCGGCGAGGTGATTTCGCAGTCGCTATGGGCGTCAAGCTTTGGCGCAAGCCTGCTCACGGTGTTTGCCATGATTGCCATGGCGCTTTGCGCAGTGGGAATTTATGGCGTGGTGGGATATTCCGTGGGACAGAGAATACGCGAGTTTGGCATTCGGCTGGCGCTGGGCGCGCAGCCGCGCGACGTGCTGATGATGGTGCTGAAACAAAGCGCCGTAATGATGGGCGCTGGTTTAATGGCAGGATTGGTGGCTGCGTTTCTGCTGGCGCGCTTGATTGCCACGTTCTTGTACGGCGTGAACACTAACTCACCGCTGGCGTTCCTTGCCATGGCGCTGGTGCTGGCGGTGGTAGGAGTTCTTGCCAGCTACATTCCCGCGCGTCGAGCAGCAAAAGTGGATCCGATGGTGGCGCTGCATTATGAGTGA